A DNA window from Clostridiales bacterium contains the following coding sequences:
- a CDS encoding metallophosphoesterase produces MRIGVFSDTHGDTYALKKAIEKTGEADLLIHLGDYCRDAESVSKELKREIICVKGNCDFNPYVKTDKIITVEGKRILLTHGHKYSVKYDYTDICFKAIEEKVDAVFFGHTHFAEAFEKDNILFLNPGSLSLPKGDAETYAVVTIDSGLIVPSIQEL; encoded by the coding sequence TTGAGAATAGGGGTATTCAGCGATACTCATGGTGATACTTATGCTTTAAAAAAGGCCATCGAAAAAACAGGCGAAGCCGACCTTTTAATCCATTTAGGCGATTACTGCAGGGATGCCGAAAGCGTATCAAAAGAGTTAAAAAGAGAAATAATATGTGTAAAGGGCAATTGCGATTTTAACCCGTATGTCAAAACGGATAAAATAATTACGGTGGAGGGTAAAAGGATATTGCTCACCCATGGGCATAAATACAGCGTCAAGTATGATTACACGGACATTTGCTTCAAGGCAATAGAGGAAAAGGTAGATGCTGTTTTTTTCGGACACACGCATTTTGCCGAAGCTTTTGAAAAGGATAATATACTTTTTTTAAATCCGGGAAGTTTATCGCTTCCAAAAGGCGATGCGGAAACATATGCTGTTGTTACGATAGATAGCGGCTTAATCGTGCCGAGCATTCAGGAACTTTAG